The Aneurinibacillus sp. REN35 nucleotide sequence TAACCAAAAATCAAAGATTCCTTTACGCGTCATTTTTCTTCGATCCAGTTTTCAGTGTACAAGGTAAGACCCCGCATCCAAAAAATGGATGTGGGGTCTTTGTGTTTTATATATAAACAAACAGCAAATGCAAAGAAAAAATCTCCTTGCAAAATATTGAGATGTTTTTTATACTTTCTTTGAAGTATAAACTTCTAATTTTGTATATGATTGAAGTGTATACTTCTAAAATAAAATAAGGACGTGCTTTATGTCTTTTCGCGACAGGATAAGTCGGAATTTTTCTTCTTTAACAGCATCCCAAAAAAAAGTAGCACAATATACGCTGGATCATCCATATGAATTTGCTAAGCATACCGCAGCTGAGATTGGCAATAAAGCAGGGGTTAGTGAGACAACCGTCATTCGCTTTTGTCATGCTCTCGCTTTTGAAAGCTTTATTCATATGCAGCAAACTGTTTGGGATGAAGTAATCGCTTCTAACTACACCCTTCATCTTCATCATAGTACATCAAGGATGGCAGAGGATGTACAAACAGAAGAAGGAGACCTGCTTCACGCAATCATGCGGCAGAACATAGTACAGATTGAAAAAACGTTTAACAATTTGTCTCGTTCGACTTTTGAACATGTCATTACGTTGCTTGCAGATTCTCCCCGTTTACTTGTCGTTGGTCATCGGACATCCTATAGTCCGGCCGCCTGGATGGCTTCTTCTCTTCGTTTGCTGCGCGGCAGTACCCATTTGTACCGGCCGGATACAGATGATGTAGTGCAATGGGCAACAGAGCTTAACGAAGAATGGGCTGTTCTTGCGATTTCTTTTCGGCGTTATGCCAAAGAAACAATTCAACTGGCCCAGCTTGCAAAAGAAAATGGGGCAAATGTAATCGCTGTGACCGATAGTTTGGTCGCACCAATTACGCAATATAGCGAGCATACGCTTCCGGTTGCTACGACAAAGTCGACGGTCGATTCTGTACCTGCACTTTTTTCGATTCTAAATGCTCTGCTTACAGCGTTATCTGCTGTAAAAAATGAAGAGGTTACCAACAAACTAACGCATTATGAAAAGACATATGACAGAGTGTACCGCAATGAAATGGGGGAATAGCATGACACTTGAAAAGATGATTCAAACACTGCGCCCTACTATAATGGATACATTTACGCATCTGCATGAAAATCCTGAAGTAAGCTGGAAAGAAGAGAAGACAGCGAAATTTCTTAGAACCCGTTTAGAATCACTTGGATTGCAGGTAATAACATTTTCTGATTGTACAGGTGTTGTAGGCATATGGAACCCGGATGTAAACGTACAGGCAGCAGAACAAGATGGTAAGAATCAAGGTACTTCGCTCACTGTCGCGCTTCGTGCCGATATGGATGCATTATGGCAATGCGTGGATGGGGTATGGAAAGCTAATCACTCCTGCGGTCATGACGCCCATATGACCATTGTAATCACTGCGATTGAGTTATTAAAAAAAGCAGGTTATCAACCGCCTGGAACCATTAAAGTCATTTTTCAACCGGCGGAAGAGACTGGAGAGGGCGCACGTAAAATGATCGAAAAGGGCGTCGTGCAGGACGTTGATTATCTGTATGGTCTGCATGTACGGCCCATACAGGAATTACCGGACGGTCAAGCGGCTCCAGCGATTTATAACGGAGCGTCCTTGATACTGCGCGGAGAGATTCATGGACTTTCCTCTCATGGAGCACGCCCTCATCTTGGGATCAATGCAATTGAAGTAGCTTCTTCACTTCTGCAATCACTTCAAGGTATTCATATTAATCCGATGGTTCCATCCACTGTAAAGATGACAAGCATTCGTGCCGGTGAACCGGGAAGTGCGAATGTGATTCCTGACTTTGCGGCATTCACGCTAGATGTACGAACACAATCCAATCAGGTGCTTGATGAATTATACGAAAAAATCAAGACTGTTGCCCGTTATACAGGAGAGATGACTGGAGCGCGCATTACGTTGGAGCCGGAAGGCAGGACGGCTGCCGCTGAGGTAGATCATCAAGCAAAAGCATATATGCGTCAGGCAATCCTAAATGTTCTTGGTGAAGCACATACCGCCCCTGATGTAATAACACCTGGGGGAGAGGACTTTCATTTCTATACACTTGAACATCCGCATATCAAAGCGACAATGCTTGGATTAGGATGTGGTCTTACACCAGGACTTCACCACCCGCATATGCAGTTTAATCGGGAGGCCATTGTAACTGGCGCTCAGATCATGGCACAGGCGGTTATCCATACATTTGAGGAGGGAGCGGGATAATGGAGCATCTTAGTATACGCATGCTAAAGACAGCCGAAGAAATTGGGCCGATCTTTGAATTGGAAAAGGAAGTGTGGCAGACGGATACGCCAATGCCCACTGATCAAATGATCACAGCCGTAAAGCATGGCGGAGTAGTATTAGGCGCTTTTCTTGATGAACGCCTGATTGGTTTTCAATATAGTTTTGCAGGATTTGATGGAAAGGAAGCTTATTTATGTTCACATATGCTGGGTACTCATCCTGATTATCGATATATGAAGGTGGGAGAGAAGCTGAAGTGGGCGCAGAAAGAGGCAGCGCAATCGCTCGGCTATCGCTTCATCACCTGGACATATGATCCACTGGAGACGGCAAACGGCTATCTTAATATTCATAAGCTTGGTGCTGTCTGTTCTACATATATTGAGAATTGCTATGGGGATATGGAAGACTCACTTAATCGGGGCATCGCTTCAGATCGTTTTGAAGTAAGATGGTATATCAGAAGTGAGCGAGTTGCACAACGAGCCGGTGGAGTACCTATGCAGAAGGAGAGCATCCCGCAGCAAACGTTTTACGATTGGGAAATAGACGGGAACGGGTATCCCATTCCAGCTAATACAGGTGTAAATAAGGCGCAGGTTAGCGAAGCGGATGTACTCTATCTGCCTGTCCCGGCTTATTTTCAGCAGATGAAGAAACAGAATAAACCGTTGGCCATTACGTGGCGTCATATCACGCGGGAGGCTTTCACCTATTTATTTGAACAAGGATTTACAGTAACAGACCTGATTCGAAATGATAAAGCCGTACCTGTACATTTTTATGTAGTAACCAAAAAAGAGGAGAATACATTATGAAAATCAAACAAATCATTATGCGTCATATGAAAATGCGGATGCGTCGGCCGTTTACGACCAGTGTAGGCACGGAATACGACAAAGAATTCATTATTGTTGAGGCAAAGAGTGAAGACGGGCTTATAGGCTGGGGGGAATCAGTAGCAGCCATTGACCCATTCTACAAAGAGGAAACCGTGCAGACGAATTGGCATATCCTTGAGAAATTTCTGATCCCTCTTGTATTTGCAAAGCCGATTAACCATCCAGATGAACTTAATAATGAACGGTTTTCACACATTCGGGGCAATTATATGGCGAAGGCTGCCATTGAAGAAGCCATCTGGGATCTGTATGCCAGACAGCAGAATCTTTCCCTTGCTCAAGCTCTCGGCGGAGAAAAGAAAAAAATTGAAGTCGGTATTAGTATAGGGATTGAAGAATCGGTAGAAGAGCTGATCGGCCTTGTCGACCAGTACGTAAAGGAAGGCTATAAACGGATCAAAGTCAAAATTCAGCCGGGCTGGGATGTTGAGGTGATCCGGGCTGTGCGTGAGCGTTTCCCTGATATTGCATTGATGGGGGATGCAAATTCCGCATACACGCTTGCAGATACGGCACTACTGCAACAGCTTGATGAATTCAATCTTACAATGATTGAACAGCCGCTGGCTCATGATGACATTATTGATCATGCCGAACTTCAAGCTCAGCTTAAGACACCGATCTGCCTAGATGAAAGCATCCACTCAGCAGAAGATGTACGTAAGGCCATTAAGCTTGGAAGCTGCGGCATTATTAATATCAAAATTGGTCGTGTCGGTGGATTAACTGAAGCAAAAAAAATCCATGATCTTTGCCAGAAGCATGACATGCCGGTCTGGTGCGGAGGAATGCTGGAGGCGGGGATCGGACGTGCGCATAATGTAGCCATTACTACGCTGACGAATTTTATTCTTCCGGGCGATACAGCCGCTTCCTCGCGTTATTGGGAAGAGGATATTATTACACCTGAGGTGACGGTCGAAGATGGATGGATTACGGTACCTCAGGCTCCAGGAATCGGCTATGAGCCCGACCGTGAGCGGATGGATCGGTTCACATTATATAGCCAATCATACTTTTCATAAACAGGTAAATAAGGAAGAAATGAGGAGTGTTTGCATGACGCAAGCACTCTTTTTATATTTATTTATTTCTTAACATTAAATTTACATTTGGAGGAGAAGACAAGCAAAAGCCTATAAAAAAAGGGATTCCACGGTGATAGCGAATCCAAGAAAATGCTGTGTTTTTAATGGTGTAAACAGTTTGTAAAGATAGGTTTAAGATCATGTAAAACACCTTGTAGGGCTTACTTCCCTCGATTATGATGAACAACGTAATTATTCCACATCAACAAAGAGTTAAAACAAATGTACCAAAGAACGCAGAGGGGGATTTTGGAAGTGAATGTAAAGAAGATTAGTATGATGTTGTTCACACTTGTCATGATGTTCGCACTTGCAGCTTGCGGCTCTTCTAATCAGAGTCTAAAGCCAGAAGGAAATAAGGAAGCGGCATCTGGTGGTACAGAGCAGCCGTCTGGCGGAGATGCCGGTCTTTTGAATGGTGCGGGCTCTAGCTTTGTAAACCCACTATTCTCTAAGATGTTCAGTGAGTATTCGAAAGAGCATGCAGATGTAAAGGTGAACTATCAGGCAATCGGCTCAGGTGGCGGAATTAAGCAATTAACTGCAAAGACCGTTGACTTTGCAGCTTCAGATGCCCCGATGAAAGAAGATGAGATCAAAGCGGCTGGCGGCAATGTGCTCCACATTCCCGTAACGCTTGGCGGTGTAGCAATTGCATACAATCTTGAAGGCGTAAAAGATCTGAAATTAACTCCACAGAACCTAGCTGATATCTATAGCGGCAAAATCAAAAAATGGAACGACCCACAAATTGCAGCAAACAATAAAGAAGCAAAGCTTCCTAACACAGATATCTTCCCGGTGCATCGCTCTGATAGCTCTGGTACAAGTCATATCTTTACAACGTACTTGAACAAAGCCGTACCTAACCAATGGCCGAAGGAAAAAGTAGGGAAATCCATTAAATGGGATGGCGCAGGCACAGGAGCAAAAGGGAATGAAGGCGTAGCGGGTCAAGTACAAAATACACCGGGCGCAATCGGCTACATCGAGCTTGCCTATGTAATTCAAAACAACATGTCCGCAGCGCATATGAAAAACAAAGATGGTCAATTCGTAGCACCGTCGCTTGATTCCGTAACAGCGGCCGCAAAAGGTGGATTAGCTTCTATTCCAGAAGATATGAAAATTGAATTGAATGACCAACCGGGAAAAGACAGCTATCCAATCGTTGGTACGACATGGACACTTATCCCAGAAGATTTGAAAATGGATAAGGCAAAAGCTGAAAAAATGCTAACAATGCTCCAGTGGTCAGTTACAGATGGTCAGAAATATGCTGCTGATCTGCAATATGCTCCGCTGCCGCAAGAACTGCAGGATAAGTGCGTAGCGCAACTGAAAAAAGTAAAAGTAGACGGTCAACCGATTCTGAAATAAGAAGGAAGACGGAGGGAGCGTGCAAAAAACTCTGAGGAGTTTTTTGCCGCTTTTTTCAAGAGAATGGGAGTGTAATCCTTGAAGAAAAGATACGGAGATCAATTGTTTAAAGCAATCGCATATGTTTTTGGCTGTTCGATTATCGCTATGCTCGGTCTCATGGTATGGGAGATGTTCCGTGGCTCGAGCTTTTCCTTTGCAAAATACGGCTTCAACTTCCTCTTTAGTTCAGACTGGGACCCGGTGATGGAGGAATTCGGTGCCTGGCCGTTTATCTACGGTACGATTGTTTCTTCGCTTCTGGCTCTTGCCATCGCAACGCCTATCAGCATAGGCATCGCGATTTTCCTTGTGGAGATCGCTCCGAAATGGTTTCGTGATATTGTAGGATTTCTTATTGAGCTTTTGGCTGCTATTCCTTCGATTGTATATGGTTTATGGGGCATCTTTGTCCTAGGCCCCATCATTCGCGAGTATATCGCACCGGTGTTTATTAATACGCTTGGAACATTTATTCCATTCTTTGCTGGTCCATCCTTTGGGGTGGGCATGTTCACGGCAGGTGTTATTCTAGCCATTATGATTATTCCAACGATCGCTTCTATTTCGCGTGAAGTGCTGTCCGTTGTACCTGATGCACAGCGTGAAGCGGCACTGGCTCTTGGCGCTACGAAATGGGAAATGATCCGTACAGCTGTCCTTACGTATGCTCGCTCCGGCATTCTGGGCGCGATGATTATCGGCCTAGGCCGCGCAATTGGTGAGACAATGTCTGTGACGATGGTGATTGGAAATAAACCGGAAGTTCCGGATTCTATATTTGATCCCGCCTATACGATGGCGAGTGTCATTGCGAATGAGTTTAATGAAGCCTCCTCTGATATTTACCTGTCGACATTAATCGAAATTGGATTCCTCTTGTTTGCAGTTACACTGCTGGTAAATATTATCGCGCGTGTTCTCGTATGGTCGACGTCTAGAGGCGTACAGGAGGCGAAATAAGCATGGAAAGTGTATTAGAGAGTGTAAGAAAGCAAAATGCCAATCAGTTACGCGCCAATCTGGGACGCCGTCGTGCCTTCAGCAAATTTATGGTGGGTCTTACGATTATAAGCATGCTGCTTGCTCTTACCCCATTATTTGGAATTCTTGGTTACGTGATTGTGAAAGGCCTCCCAGCCTTAAGCCTATCGTTTTTCACACAACTTCCGGCTCCTCCGGGCGAGATCGGGGGCGGAATGGCAAATGGGATACTCGGAACCTTTACACTGATCGGTATTGCCTCAGCAATTGGCGTACCGGTAGGTTTAATGGCCGGGATCTTCTTATCCGAGTATGGCCGCAATCGTTTTGGCAAGCTTGTATCGTTTTTAACAGATATTATGCTCGGCGTGCCGTCCATTGTTGTTGGTATCGTTGTATATGCCTTGGTCGTTCTTTCAATGGGTGGATTCTCCGCCTATGCTGGCGGTGTGGCGCTCGCCTTTATTATGATTCCTGCGGTAACCCGCACAACGGAAGAGATGCTGAAGCTGGTACCGAACCATATTCGTGAAGCTGGACTTGCGCTTGGTATTCCGAAATGGCGGGTGATTATGCTCATTATCCTGCCGACTGCGCTCCGCGGAATCATTACGGGTATTATGCTTGCGGTCGCCCGCGTCTCAGGAGAAACGGCTCCGCTGCTCTTTACGGCATTCGGAAATATGTATTGGAACCAATCGCTCAATGAACCGATTGCCTCGATGCCGGTACTGGTGTTCAATTACGCCATTTCCCCATATAAAGAATGGCAGGCGCAGGCATGGGCCGGAGCGTTAACGCTGATTCTAATTGTTCTTGTGTTGAATGTATCTGCGCGTCTAATTACGAGAAAGCGATAGAATATACGAGGTGGAGATCAATGATTGAGGCAAAAGGTTTGAACTTATGGTATGGAGATTTTCATGCGATTAAAGATATCAACATGTCGATTGAAAAGAATAAAGTAACGGCGTTCATCGGACCTTCCGGGTGCGGGAAGTCGACATTCCTGCGCGCCATTAATCGTATGCATGAAGTCATTGAAGGAGCCAGGGTAGAGGGTGAACTGTTGCTTGAGGGACAGAATATTTATAGCTCGGATAAGGATCCTGTTACCATTCGACAGCAGGTTGGTATGGTATTTCAGAAGCCCAACCCATTTCCGACCATGTCGATCTATGAGAATGTTGCAGCGGGACTAAGGATCAATGGTTTTAGAAATAAGAAGAAACTTGATGAAATTGTAGAGCGTTGCTTGATGCAGGCCGGTCTATGGAACGAAGTTAAAGATCGGTTAAACAAAAATGCCATGGGGTTATCCGGCGGACAGCAGCAGCGCTTGTGTATCGCCCGTACGCTGGCGGTAGAACCGGAAGTTGTATTGATGGACGAACCTACTTCAGCGCTAGATCCTATCTCCACGCAGAAAGTGGAAGAGTTACTTTTTGAATTGAAGAAGAAGTATACAATTATTATCGTCACGCATAATATGCAGCAGGCAGCACGCGTCTCCGATCACACCGCATTCTTCCTGCTTGGAGAAATGATTGAATTCGATCAGACAGAGACGATCTTTACCAATCCGCAGGATAAACGTACAGAAGACTATATTACCGGACGTTTCGGCTAGAAGAGGTGCGTTTCGGCACTGCTCAGTTCTTGTCTTTGAGTCCAACTCTTTTATTTGCTACAATAAATCTCGCTACGATGATGATGTAAGACACACTACTGCATAAAGGAGGATGACTAATGACAGAAGTGATAAAGTCTTCTGTAGGTACGATTGAGTTAGCAGTGTTTTTTGATATGGACGGTACCCTGCTCCAGACAGAGAATGTGGCGCTACCGGCCGCTGCGGATGCTTTTGAGCATTTGAAGCGGGAGGGATTGTATGAAGGAGAGGTACCGACACGCGAACAAATCCTAAATGTCTTCGGTATGACGGTGGAACAGATCTGGAATACGCTTATGCCTGGTGCTTCTGATGAAGTGAAAGAGAAGGCGAATACGCTGATGCTTGAATATGAGGTAGAGCGGCTGAAGCGTAAGGAAGGCAAGCTGTATGATCATGTAATACATGTGCTGGAGAATCTTACCCAACGAGGTATCCCGGTATTTGTCGTCAGCAATGGAGAAGAAGCATACATTGAAGCCGTAGTGGAGAACACGGGTCTTACTCATCTTTTTACTGATTTATACAGCGCAGGACGTTTTCAGACGAAGACGAAGAATGACCTTGTAGCAAAACTGCTTGCTGACTATCGTATTCAACATGCCGTTATGATCGGTGATCGCCACTCGGATGTTGAAGCAGGGAAGGTGAACGGTCTCTACACCATTGCTTGTGACTTCGGATTTGCTTCCGACGGAGAGCTGGATGAAGCGGACGAGTGTGTCACATCCTTCTCTCAAATTCTTTCGCTTGTAGATAAATATGCAAGAGACCTGAAGTGAAGTTTGCTTCAGGTTTTTTTGTTATAAACGCCAAAAAGAGGGTAGATAAGAATATAAATGAAAATTTAGGTCAAGAATAAAAAGTAGGAGCACCTTGCATTTTTACATAAGGATTATTATAATTAAAGTCAAAGAAAGTCAAAGTCAGAAGCCGGCGGGGAGGTGTGTACATGCGGAACATATCGGATATTATTGAACAGCATCTGAAGAAGATTCTTCAGCAGAGCAGCAGTGGAGCGGTAGAAATCCAGCGCAGCGAATTAGCTGATAAGTTCCAATGCGTGCCTTCACAGATTAACTATGTAATCAGCACCCGGTTTACGGTCGAGAAAGGCTATCTTGTAGAGAGCAAACGGGGCGGAGGCGGATATATTCGCATCCGTAAGGTCGAGATCATTGATCATAAGCGGTTCTATTCTATGCTTATGGAAGTGATCGGAGAGAGTATAACGTCAGCGGCCTGTGACAATATTATTGAAAGATTGCGAGAGGAAGGTATCATTTCACCTAAAGAAATGCAGATGATGAAAGCGGCGTGTGGAAAGGTCATCTCCAGCGTGCCGGTACCGATTCGCGATCAGCTCCGTGCGGACATTCTTCGAGCGATGTTAACCGCGATTTTCATTTATTAGCCATAGAATTATGTGTATTCGGGAGGGAAGTGCATATGATATGCCAAGAATGCCATCAGCGTCCGGCCACGCTGCACTTTACGAAAATCGTCAATGGTGAGAAAAACGAGTTTCACCTTTGCGAGGTGTGCGCGCAGGAGAAGGGCGACATGTTTTCTGGGGGTATGA carries:
- the pstS gene encoding phosphate ABC transporter substrate-binding protein PstS → MNVKKISMMLFTLVMMFALAACGSSNQSLKPEGNKEAASGGTEQPSGGDAGLLNGAGSSFVNPLFSKMFSEYSKEHADVKVNYQAIGSGGGIKQLTAKTVDFAASDAPMKEDEIKAAGGNVLHIPVTLGGVAIAYNLEGVKDLKLTPQNLADIYSGKIKKWNDPQIAANNKEAKLPNTDIFPVHRSDSSGTSHIFTTYLNKAVPNQWPKEKVGKSIKWDGAGTGAKGNEGVAGQVQNTPGAIGYIELAYVIQNNMSAAHMKNKDGQFVAPSLDSVTAAAKGGLASIPEDMKIELNDQPGKDSYPIVGTTWTLIPEDLKMDKAKAEKMLTMLQWSVTDGQKYAADLQYAPLPQELQDKCVAQLKKVKVDGQPILK
- the menC gene encoding o-succinylbenzoate synthase, giving the protein MKIKQIIMRHMKMRMRRPFTTSVGTEYDKEFIIVEAKSEDGLIGWGESVAAIDPFYKEETVQTNWHILEKFLIPLVFAKPINHPDELNNERFSHIRGNYMAKAAIEEAIWDLYARQQNLSLAQALGGEKKKIEVGISIGIEESVEELIGLVDQYVKEGYKRIKVKIQPGWDVEVIRAVRERFPDIALMGDANSAYTLADTALLQQLDEFNLTMIEQPLAHDDIIDHAELQAQLKTPICLDESIHSAEDVRKAIKLGSCGIINIKIGRVGGLTEAKKIHDLCQKHDMPVWCGGMLEAGIGRAHNVAITTLTNFILPGDTAASSRYWEEDIITPEVTVEDGWITVPQAPGIGYEPDRERMDRFTLYSQSYFS
- a CDS encoding HAD family hydrolase, with the translated sequence MTEVIKSSVGTIELAVFFDMDGTLLQTENVALPAAADAFEHLKREGLYEGEVPTREQILNVFGMTVEQIWNTLMPGASDEVKEKANTLMLEYEVERLKRKEGKLYDHVIHVLENLTQRGIPVFVVSNGEEAYIEAVVENTGLTHLFTDLYSAGRFQTKTKNDLVAKLLADYRIQHAVMIGDRHSDVEAGKVNGLYTIACDFGFASDGELDEADECVTSFSQILSLVDKYARDLK
- a CDS encoding GNAT family N-acetyltransferase, which translates into the protein MEHLSIRMLKTAEEIGPIFELEKEVWQTDTPMPTDQMITAVKHGGVVLGAFLDERLIGFQYSFAGFDGKEAYLCSHMLGTHPDYRYMKVGEKLKWAQKEAAQSLGYRFITWTYDPLETANGYLNIHKLGAVCSTYIENCYGDMEDSLNRGIASDRFEVRWYIRSERVAQRAGGVPMQKESIPQQTFYDWEIDGNGYPIPANTGVNKAQVSEADVLYLPVPAYFQQMKKQNKPLAITWRHITREAFTYLFEQGFTVTDLIRNDKAVPVHFYVVTKKEENTL
- the pstC gene encoding phosphate ABC transporter permease subunit PstC, which codes for MKKRYGDQLFKAIAYVFGCSIIAMLGLMVWEMFRGSSFSFAKYGFNFLFSSDWDPVMEEFGAWPFIYGTIVSSLLALAIATPISIGIAIFLVEIAPKWFRDIVGFLIELLAAIPSIVYGLWGIFVLGPIIREYIAPVFINTLGTFIPFFAGPSFGVGMFTAGVILAIMIIPTIASISREVLSVVPDAQREAALALGATKWEMIRTAVLTYARSGILGAMIIGLGRAIGETMSVTMVIGNKPEVPDSIFDPAYTMASVIANEFNEASSDIYLSTLIEIGFLLFAVTLLVNIIARVLVWSTSRGVQEAK
- the pstA gene encoding phosphate ABC transporter permease PstA, giving the protein MESVLESVRKQNANQLRANLGRRRAFSKFMVGLTIISMLLALTPLFGILGYVIVKGLPALSLSFFTQLPAPPGEIGGGMANGILGTFTLIGIASAIGVPVGLMAGIFLSEYGRNRFGKLVSFLTDIMLGVPSIVVGIVVYALVVLSMGGFSAYAGGVALAFIMIPAVTRTTEEMLKLVPNHIREAGLALGIPKWRVIMLIILPTALRGIITGIMLAVARVSGETAPLLFTAFGNMYWNQSLNEPIASMPVLVFNYAISPYKEWQAQAWAGALTLILIVLVLNVSARLITRKR
- a CDS encoding CtsR family transcriptional regulator → MRNISDIIEQHLKKILQQSSSGAVEIQRSELADKFQCVPSQINYVISTRFTVEKGYLVESKRGGGGYIRIRKVEIIDHKRFYSMLMEVIGESITSAACDNIIERLREEGIISPKEMQMMKAACGKVISSVPVPIRDQLRADILRAMLTAIFIY
- the pstB gene encoding phosphate ABC transporter ATP-binding protein PstB, whose product is MIEAKGLNLWYGDFHAIKDINMSIEKNKVTAFIGPSGCGKSTFLRAINRMHEVIEGARVEGELLLEGQNIYSSDKDPVTIRQQVGMVFQKPNPFPTMSIYENVAAGLRINGFRNKKKLDEIVERCLMQAGLWNEVKDRLNKNAMGLSGGQQQRLCIARTLAVEPEVVLMDEPTSALDPISTQKVEELLFELKKKYTIIIVTHNMQQAARVSDHTAFFLLGEMIEFDQTETIFTNPQDKRTEDYITGRFG
- a CDS encoding M20 peptidase aminoacylase family protein gives rise to the protein MTLEKMIQTLRPTIMDTFTHLHENPEVSWKEEKTAKFLRTRLESLGLQVITFSDCTGVVGIWNPDVNVQAAEQDGKNQGTSLTVALRADMDALWQCVDGVWKANHSCGHDAHMTIVITAIELLKKAGYQPPGTIKVIFQPAEETGEGARKMIEKGVVQDVDYLYGLHVRPIQELPDGQAAPAIYNGASLILRGEIHGLSSHGARPHLGINAIEVASSLLQSLQGIHINPMVPSTVKMTSIRAGEPGSANVIPDFAAFTLDVRTQSNQVLDELYEKIKTVARYTGEMTGARITLEPEGRTAAAEVDHQAKAYMRQAILNVLGEAHTAPDVITPGGEDFHFYTLEHPHIKATMLGLGCGLTPGLHHPHMQFNREAIVTGAQIMAQAVIHTFEEGAG
- a CDS encoding MurR/RpiR family transcriptional regulator, giving the protein MSFRDRISRNFSSLTASQKKVAQYTLDHPYEFAKHTAAEIGNKAGVSETTVIRFCHALAFESFIHMQQTVWDEVIASNYTLHLHHSTSRMAEDVQTEEGDLLHAIMRQNIVQIEKTFNNLSRSTFEHVITLLADSPRLLVVGHRTSYSPAAWMASSLRLLRGSTHLYRPDTDDVVQWATELNEEWAVLAISFRRYAKETIQLAQLAKENGANVIAVTDSLVAPITQYSEHTLPVATTKSTVDSVPALFSILNALLTALSAVKNEEVTNKLTHYEKTYDRVYRNEMGE